One Roseomonas gilardii subsp. gilardii genomic region harbors:
- a CDS encoding RluA family pseudouridine synthase, whose translation MTVSTRSVAPDEADLRLDRWFRRHYPALTQGALQKMLRTGQIRVDGKRAETGTRLAPGQEIRIPPMPSAPAPKPVREVSERDAAMLERMVIYRDNSVIALDKPHGLAVQGGPGITRNLDAMLDALRFGSEERPRLVHRLDRDTSGVLLLARTAAAAAKLAAAFRGRDAEKTYWAVVAGVPTPREGRINMPLAKQAGARGERTAPAEDGEGTRAITDYRTVDAARGHAAWLEMNPLTGRTHQLRVHAASALKCPIVGDGKYGGSAAHLEDLSGQLHLHARAIAVPHPEGGRLEVAAPLPPHMNETFVFLGFDRPKTPRARWIRG comes from the coding sequence ATGACCGTTTCCACCCGATCCGTCGCACCGGACGAGGCCGACCTGCGCCTCGACCGCTGGTTCCGCCGGCACTATCCCGCCCTGACCCAGGGCGCCCTGCAGAAGATGCTGCGCACCGGGCAGATCCGCGTCGACGGCAAGCGGGCCGAGACCGGCACGCGCCTCGCGCCCGGGCAGGAGATCCGCATCCCGCCCATGCCCAGCGCCCCGGCGCCGAAGCCGGTCCGCGAGGTCTCGGAACGCGACGCGGCGATGCTGGAGCGCATGGTGATCTACCGCGACAACAGCGTGATCGCCCTCGACAAGCCGCATGGGCTGGCGGTCCAGGGCGGGCCGGGCATCACCCGCAACCTCGACGCCATGCTGGACGCGCTGCGCTTCGGCTCGGAGGAACGGCCGAGGCTGGTCCACCGGCTGGACCGCGACACGTCCGGCGTGCTGCTGCTGGCCCGCACCGCCGCCGCCGCCGCGAAGCTGGCCGCCGCCTTCCGCGGGCGTGATGCGGAGAAGACCTACTGGGCCGTGGTCGCCGGGGTGCCTACCCCGCGCGAGGGGCGGATCAACATGCCGCTCGCCAAGCAGGCCGGTGCCCGTGGCGAGCGCACCGCCCCGGCCGAGGATGGCGAGGGCACCCGCGCCATCACCGACTACCGCACCGTGGACGCGGCGCGCGGCCATGCGGCCTGGCTGGAGATGAACCCGCTCACCGGCCGCACGCACCAGCTCCGCGTGCATGCCGCCTCGGCGCTGAAATGCCCGATCGTGGGCGATGGCAAGTATGGCGGCTCGGCGGCGCATCTGGAGGACCTGTCCGGCCAGTTGCACCTGCATGCCCGCGCCATCGCCGTGCCGCATCCCGAGGGCGGGCGGCTGGAGGTGGCGGCGCCGCTGCCACCGCACATGAACGAGACCTTCGTTTTCCTTGGCTTCGACCGGCCGAAGACACCGCGCGCCCGCTGGATCCGCGGGTGA
- a CDS encoding flavin reductase family protein, whose translation MSQQDDTHFYEPAKGHGLPHDPFNAIVGPRPIGWVSTQGRDGSVNLAPYSFFNAFCYTPPIIGFSSTGAKDSLRNTRETGEFVWNLATRELAGAMNASCAPVPYGTDEFALAGLEKAPSRLVAPPRVAASPVQFECKVSEIVQLKGYRGDPARAWLVLGEVVAVHIRRSLLKDGIFDTFGAGVILRAGGPSAYAAIGPDNRFDMRRPG comes from the coding sequence ATGAGCCAGCAGGACGACACCCATTTCTACGAGCCGGCGAAGGGCCACGGCCTGCCGCACGACCCCTTCAACGCCATTGTCGGCCCGCGCCCCATCGGCTGGGTCTCCACCCAGGGCCGGGACGGCAGCGTCAACCTCGCGCCCTACAGCTTCTTCAACGCCTTCTGCTACACGCCGCCGATCATCGGCTTCTCCTCCACCGGAGCGAAGGACAGCCTGCGCAACACGCGGGAAACCGGGGAATTCGTCTGGAACCTGGCGACGCGCGAGCTGGCCGGGGCGATGAATGCGAGCTGCGCCCCGGTGCCCTACGGCACCGACGAATTCGCCCTGGCCGGGCTGGAGAAGGCGCCCTCCCGCCTCGTCGCGCCGCCGCGTGTGGCGGCCAGCCCGGTGCAGTTCGAATGCAAGGTCTCCGAGATCGTCCAGCTCAAGGGATATCGCGGCGACCCCGCCCGGGCCTGGCTGGTGCTCGGCGAGGTGGTCGCGGTGCATATCCGCCGCAGCCTGCTGAAGGACGGCATCTTCGACACCTTCGGCGCCGGGGTGATCCTGCGCGCCGGCGGCCCGAGCGCCTATGCCGCGATCGGGCCCGACAACCGCTTCGACATGCGGCGGCCCGGCTGA
- a CDS encoding replication-associated recombination protein A, whose amino-acid sequence MPPKRAPETSRETSRAAPDLFGQPPASGPDPAGDVPPSATAPLADRLRPRRLSEVVGQDHLLGPQGSLRRMLDRNALASLILWGPPGVGKTTIARLLADEAGLRFAPLSAVFSGVADLKRAFDEARARRQNGQGTLLFVDEIHRFNRAQQDGFLPVVENGTVVLVGATTENPSFALNGALLSRCQVLVLRRLDDAALDLLLDRAAEEAGRPLPLDEAARAALRAMADGDGRYLLNMAEQLLALPEDTAPLDARGLSELLAKRAALYDKDREEHFNLISALHKSLRGSDPDAALYWFARMVRGGEDPRYIARRLLRFASEDIGAADPASLHLALAAWQAYERLGSPEGELALAQLVLHLGAAPKSNAAYVAWKEAQAAAAETGSLMPPAHILNAPTKLMKQLGYGHGYAYDHDQEDAFSGQDYFPEGMARRRFYRPTDRGAEARVAARLEQWEELRAARRGEGQPPED is encoded by the coding sequence ATGCCGCCCAAGCGTGCCCCAGAGACATCCCGGGAGACATCCCGCGCCGCGCCGGATCTGTTCGGCCAGCCTCCCGCCTCCGGGCCGGACCCCGCCGGGGATGTGCCCCCCTCCGCCACGGCGCCCCTGGCCGACCGCCTGCGCCCGCGCCGCCTGTCGGAGGTGGTCGGGCAGGACCACCTGCTCGGCCCGCAGGGCAGCCTGCGCCGGATGCTCGACCGCAACGCCCTGGCCTCGCTGATCCTGTGGGGGCCGCCCGGGGTGGGGAAGACCACCATCGCGCGCCTGCTGGCCGATGAGGCCGGGCTGCGCTTCGCGCCGCTCTCGGCGGTCTTTTCCGGCGTCGCCGATCTCAAGCGCGCCTTCGACGAGGCCCGCGCCCGGCGTCAGAATGGCCAGGGCACGCTGCTTTTCGTGGATGAGATCCACCGCTTCAACCGGGCGCAGCAGGACGGTTTCCTGCCGGTGGTGGAGAACGGCACGGTGGTGCTGGTCGGCGCCACCACGGAGAACCCGTCCTTCGCCCTGAACGGCGCGCTGCTCTCGCGCTGCCAGGTGCTGGTGCTGCGGCGGCTGGACGATGCGGCGCTGGACCTGCTGCTGGACCGCGCCGCGGAGGAGGCGGGGCGCCCCCTGCCGCTGGACGAGGCGGCGCGGGCCGCGCTGCGCGCCATGGCCGATGGCGACGGGCGCTACCTGCTGAACATGGCGGAACAGCTCCTTGCCCTGCCCGAGGACACGGCGCCGCTGGATGCGCGGGGGCTGTCGGAGCTGCTGGCGAAGCGTGCCGCGCTCTACGACAAGGACCGGGAGGAGCATTTCAACCTCATCTCCGCCCTGCACAAGTCGTTGCGGGGCTCGGACCCGGATGCCGCGCTCTACTGGTTCGCGCGCATGGTCCGGGGCGGGGAGGACCCGCGCTACATCGCCCGCCGCCTGCTGCGCTTCGCCTCGGAGGATATCGGCGCCGCCGATCCCGCCTCGCTGCACCTCGCTTTGGCGGCCTGGCAAGCCTATGAGCGGCTCGGCTCGCCGGAAGGGGAGCTGGCGCTGGCGCAGCTCGTGCTGCATCTGGGCGCGGCGCCCAAGTCCAACGCCGCCTATGTCGCCTGGAAGGAAGCCCAGGCCGCGGCGGCCGAGACGGGCAGCCTGATGCCGCCCGCCCATATCCTGAACGCGCCCACGAAGCTGATGAAGCAGCTCGGCTACGGCCATGGCTATGCCTATGACCACGACCAGGAGGATGCCTTCTCCGGCCAGGACTACTTCCCCGAGGGGATGGCGCGGCGCCGCTTCTACCGCCCCACCGACCGGGGCGCGGAGGCCCGGGTGGCGGCACGGCTGGAGCAGTGGGAGGAGCTGCGGGCGGCGCGGCGCGGCGAGGGGCAGCCTCCGGAAGACTGA
- the moaA gene encoding GTP 3',8-cyclase MoaA has protein sequence MEDPFGRRISYLRVSVTDRCDLRCVYCMAEDMTFLPKAEVLGLEELEKLCGAFIDLGVERIRLTGGEPLVRRNVISLFRALGARLNGGGLRELTVTTNGTQLTKLADDLYDAGVRRVNVSLDTLDPGTFRAVTRWGKLDQTLDGIFAAKAAGLAVKINAVALKDVNEAEFDRMIAWCGEHGFDLTLIETMPLGEIGGDRTDQYLPLSLVRSRLRRNWTLEESDHRTGGPARYYRVAETGGRLGFITPLTHNFCESCNRVRLTCTGTLYMCLGQEDAADLRRPLRDPALGEAGLREAIRDAIARKPKGHDFVIDRRQARPALHRHMSVTGG, from the coding sequence ATGGAAGATCCCTTCGGGCGGCGCATCAGCTATCTGCGCGTTTCGGTCACGGATCGTTGCGACCTGCGTTGCGTCTATTGCATGGCGGAGGACATGACCTTCCTGCCGAAGGCGGAAGTCCTCGGCCTGGAGGAATTGGAGAAGCTCTGCGGCGCCTTCATCGACCTGGGGGTGGAGCGCATCCGGCTGACCGGCGGCGAACCGCTGGTCCGGCGCAACGTGATCTCCCTTTTCCGCGCTCTGGGCGCGCGGCTGAACGGCGGTGGGCTGCGGGAGCTGACGGTCACCACCAACGGCACGCAGCTCACGAAGCTGGCGGACGATCTCTACGATGCCGGGGTGCGGCGGGTGAACGTCTCGCTCGACACGCTGGACCCGGGCACCTTCCGCGCGGTCACGCGCTGGGGAAAGCTGGACCAGACGCTGGACGGCATCTTCGCCGCCAAGGCCGCCGGCCTCGCCGTGAAGATCAACGCCGTGGCGCTGAAGGATGTGAACGAGGCCGAGTTCGACCGCATGATCGCCTGGTGCGGCGAGCACGGCTTCGACCTCACCCTGATCGAGACCATGCCGCTGGGGGAGATCGGCGGCGACCGCACCGACCAGTACCTGCCGCTCTCCCTGGTGCGGTCGCGCCTGCGGCGGAACTGGACGCTGGAGGAGAGCGACCACCGCACCGGCGGCCCGGCGCGTTACTACCGCGTGGCGGAGACCGGCGGCCGCCTCGGCTTCATCACGCCGCTGACCCACAATTTCTGCGAGAGCTGCAACCGGGTCCGCCTCACCTGCACGGGCACGCTCTACATGTGCCTGGGGCAGGAGGATGCGGCGGACCTGCGCCGCCCGCTGCGCGACCCGGCGCTCGGGGAGGCCGGATTGCGCGAGGCGATCCGCGATGCCATCGCCCGCAAGCCCAAGGGACATGACTTCGTGATTGACCGGAGGCAGGCTCGTCCTGCACTGCATCGTCACATGTCCGTCACCGGGGGCTGA
- a CDS encoding DUF3553 domain-containing protein produces the protein MSSANSDLIEPGMRVRHPSRPDWGTGQVQSVTGERVTVNFEHAGKLLINTLHVTLEIVSDH, from the coding sequence ATGTCCAGCGCCAACAGCGATCTGATCGAGCCCGGAATGCGCGTGCGGCATCCGTCGCGCCCCGACTGGGGCACCGGCCAGGTGCAGTCCGTGACCGGGGAGCGTGTGACGGTCAACTTCGAACATGCCGGCAAGCTGCTGATCAACACGCTGCATGTGACGCTGGAAATCGTGTCGGATCATTAA
- a CDS encoding histidine phosphotransferase family protein, whose amino-acid sequence MRFDLSLTQDLCARLCHDLGGPLGSVSGALDLIGPMDEAALVARESAEVLEGRLRLWRALAGAGAGPLDREGLDALLAGGFGGGRVSADLSGMEGGELPATMARAALAAAMLGGEALPRGGKVRLSGGAGALLVVPEGRNAHWPPGLALVLAGETVSGPREVLAPLLVTLAETAACRLDMVPSGTGGIDGLSLLPL is encoded by the coding sequence ATGCGATTCGACCTATCCCTGACCCAGGATCTCTGCGCCCGCCTCTGCCATGACCTGGGCGGACCCCTGGGCAGTGTGTCCGGTGCGCTCGACCTGATCGGGCCGATGGACGAGGCCGCTCTGGTGGCCCGCGAAAGCGCCGAGGTGCTGGAAGGCCGGCTACGGCTCTGGCGCGCCCTGGCCGGCGCCGGTGCCGGCCCGCTGGACCGGGAGGGCCTGGACGCCCTGCTGGCCGGCGGCTTCGGCGGCGGCCGCGTTTCCGCCGACCTGTCCGGCATGGAGGGCGGGGAACTGCCCGCCACCATGGCCCGCGCGGCGCTGGCGGCCGCCATGCTGGGTGGCGAGGCCCTGCCGCGCGGCGGAAAGGTGCGGCTTTCCGGCGGCGCCGGCGCCCTCCTGGTGGTGCCGGAAGGGCGGAACGCCCACTGGCCCCCCGGCCTGGCCCTGGTCCTGGCGGGAGAGACGGTGAGCGGCCCGCGCGAGGTGCTCGCGCCGCTTCTGGTCACCCTGGCGGAAACGGCGGCCTGCCGGTTGGACATGGTGCCGTCCGGAACCGGCGGGATCGACGGGCTGAGCCTGCTGCCGCTCTGA
- a CDS encoding FliI/YscN family ATPase, with amino-acid sequence MDSFGSLPPRLLALSNLIKQKQNIIRHGTVESMLSQGLTLSGFHPPLPIGSQFQIISNNGDCIKLESIAANSGRIHAALDRRPDGVAVGDVVRFDGEAGIAPSDGWLGRVVNARGRPMDGGPNLPSGARSRRLHAAPPLAGLRQRLGDRIDLGVRALDLFATCRRGQRLGLFAASGVGKSTLMSMLARGADCDVAVICLVGERGRELREFLEDDLGPEGRARSVVVCATSDASPMERRDAALAAMTIAEHFRDEGRRVLLLMDSVTRFAMALREIGLAAGEPPATKGYPPSVFAELPRLLERAGMAAEGAGGGSITGLFTVLVEGDDHDEPVADAVRGILDGHVVLDRAIGEAGRYPAVDVLRSLSRTSPGCLRAEERPLLARARRILSLHRDMADLVRLGAYRAGSDPAVDEAIRLAPRIEAVLAQGKEERGTVEDAFLRLASALEGA; translated from the coding sequence ATGGACTCCTTTGGCTCGTTGCCGCCACGCCTCCTGGCCCTTTCAAATTTAATCAAGCAAAAACAAAATATTATTAGGCATGGAACGGTGGAATCCATGCTGTCGCAGGGGCTGACTCTGTCCGGCTTCCATCCACCCCTCCCGATCGGCTCTCAGTTCCAGATAATCTCCAATAATGGTGATTGTATCAAATTAGAATCCATTGCTGCAAATTCTGGAAGAATCCATGCCGCCCTGGACCGCAGGCCGGACGGAGTGGCCGTCGGTGACGTGGTCCGGTTCGACGGGGAGGCCGGAATCGCCCCTTCCGACGGCTGGCTCGGGCGGGTGGTGAATGCCCGTGGGCGTCCCATGGATGGCGGGCCGAATCTGCCGTCGGGCGCCCGGTCACGCCGCCTCCATGCGGCACCGCCCCTGGCCGGGCTGCGCCAGCGCCTGGGGGACAGGATCGACCTGGGCGTCCGCGCGCTCGACCTTTTCGCCACCTGTCGGCGCGGCCAGCGGCTGGGCCTCTTCGCTGCTTCGGGCGTCGGCAAATCGACGCTGATGTCGATGCTGGCGCGGGGCGCCGATTGCGACGTGGCGGTGATCTGCCTGGTGGGGGAACGGGGGCGCGAGTTGCGGGAGTTCCTGGAGGACGATCTCGGGCCGGAGGGCCGGGCGCGCAGCGTGGTGGTCTGCGCCACCTCCGATGCCTCGCCGATGGAACGCCGCGACGCCGCCCTGGCGGCGATGACCATCGCCGAGCATTTCCGTGACGAGGGACGGCGCGTGCTGCTGCTGATGGACAGCGTCACCCGCTTCGCCATGGCGCTGCGGGAGATCGGGCTCGCGGCCGGCGAGCCCCCCGCCACGAAGGGCTATCCTCCCTCTGTCTTCGCGGAGCTGCCGCGCCTGCTCGAACGCGCCGGCATGGCGGCGGAGGGCGCGGGCGGCGGCAGCATCACGGGGCTCTTCACCGTGCTGGTGGAGGGCGACGACCATGACGAGCCGGTGGCCGATGCCGTGCGCGGCATCCTCGATGGCCATGTCGTGCTCGACCGTGCCATCGGCGAGGCGGGGCGCTACCCGGCGGTGGACGTGCTGCGCTCACTGTCGCGCACCTCCCCGGGCTGCCTGCGTGCGGAGGAACGGCCCCTGCTGGCGCGGGCGCGGAGGATTTTGTCGCTGCACCGGGACATGGCGGATCTGGTGCGGCTGGGGGCCTATCGCGCCGGCAGCGACCCGGCGGTGGACGAGGCCATCCGCCTGGCGCCCCGCATCGAGGCCGTGCTGGCCCAGGGCAAGGAGGAGCGTGGCACGGTGGAGGATGCCTTTCTGCGGCTGGCCAGCGCGCTGGAGGGCGCGTGA
- the ctrA gene encoding response regulator transcription factor CtrA: MRVLLVEDDLTTARGISLMLKSASMIVDTADTGEEAMELARLYDYDIVIQDLMLPDMEGYEVVRRLRAARIETPVLILSGLSRPQAKVKGFGMGADDFIVKPFDQQELIARIQAIVRRAKGFAQPSLTVGNMTLDLASREVTVSGRPVHLTSKEYATLELLTLRKGAVLTKEAFLNHLYGGMDEPEVKIIDVFICKLRKKLAQAGCSDLIGTVWGRGYVLRDPVGNPRAGKAQKAEETPKIPLVAA, encoded by the coding sequence ATGCGAGTTCTTCTGGTTGAGGATGATCTCACAACCGCCCGCGGCATCTCCCTGATGCTGAAATCGGCCTCGATGATCGTGGACACGGCCGATACGGGCGAGGAAGCGATGGAACTGGCCCGCCTCTATGACTACGACATCGTCATCCAGGATCTGATGCTTCCGGATATGGAGGGCTATGAGGTCGTGCGCCGGCTGCGGGCTGCGCGCATCGAGACCCCGGTGCTGATCCTCTCTGGCCTTTCCCGGCCGCAGGCGAAGGTGAAGGGCTTCGGCATGGGGGCCGACGACTTCATCGTGAAGCCCTTCGACCAGCAGGAGCTGATTGCCCGCATCCAGGCCATCGTGCGCCGCGCCAAGGGCTTCGCGCAGCCCAGTCTGACGGTGGGCAACATGACGCTCGACCTTGCCTCCCGCGAGGTGACGGTGAGCGGCCGGCCGGTCCATCTGACCAGCAAGGAATACGCAACGCTGGAACTCCTGACCCTGCGCAAGGGCGCGGTGCTGACAAAGGAAGCCTTCCTCAACCACCTCTATGGCGGCATGGATGAACCGGAGGTGAAGATCATCGACGTCTTCATCTGCAAGCTGCGCAAGAAGCTGGCCCAGGCGGGCTGTTCCGACCTGATCGGCACGGTCTGGGGCCGCGGCTATGTGCTGCGGGACCCGGTGGGCAATCCCCGGGCCGGAAAGGCGCAGAAGGCCGAGGAAACCCCTAAGATCCCCCTCGTCGCCGCCTGA
- the cheB gene encoding chemotaxis-specific protein-glutamate methyltransferase CheB: MSASSVRVMLCDDSLTVRAAFSRILEADPGLRIVARAGDGRAALAAFAALPPAERPEVVLLDLEMPVMDGMTALPLLLRCEPRPSVIVASSLTQRGAAMAMAALRAGAVDYMPKPMAAAGGMADQAFRTELVEKVRGWARMRRNAPRPPALPPPPPQRARQEAQVLAIGSSTGGPQALAALLRGLRSPPPVPVLAVQHMPAGFPSMLADHLSRLGVLPVREARDGEVLRPGQLYLAPGDRHLLAVRDGGALLARLSDSPPENFCRPAVDPMLRSLVAACQGRVLAVILTGMGSDGLAGSRAVAATGGTVLAQDEASSVVWGMPGAVARAGLAEVLLPPEGLAERLRQQRWAPPPSGPAGVRT, encoded by the coding sequence GTGAGCGCTTCCTCCGTGCGGGTTATGCTGTGCGACGACAGCCTGACGGTCCGCGCCGCCTTCAGCCGCATCCTGGAGGCCGATCCCGGCCTGCGCATCGTCGCCCGGGCGGGCGACGGGCGCGCCGCCCTCGCCGCCTTCGCCGCCCTGCCCCCCGCCGAGCGGCCGGAGGTGGTGCTGCTCGACCTGGAGATGCCCGTGATGGACGGGATGACCGCCCTGCCCCTGCTGCTGCGCTGCGAGCCGCGCCCCAGCGTCATCGTCGCCTCCTCGCTGACGCAGCGCGGCGCGGCGATGGCCATGGCGGCGCTGCGGGCCGGGGCCGTGGACTACATGCCCAAGCCCATGGCCGCCGCGGGCGGCATGGCCGATCAGGCCTTCCGCACGGAACTGGTGGAGAAGGTCAGGGGCTGGGCCCGCATGCGCCGGAACGCGCCACGGCCTCCCGCCCTGCCGCCCCCGCCACCGCAGCGCGCGCGGCAGGAGGCGCAGGTATTGGCGATCGGCAGTTCCACTGGCGGGCCGCAGGCCCTGGCGGCGCTGCTGCGCGGGCTGCGCAGCCCGCCGCCGGTGCCCGTCCTGGCTGTGCAGCACATGCCGGCGGGCTTTCCCTCCATGCTGGCGGACCATCTGTCGCGCCTGGGGGTCCTGCCGGTGCGTGAGGCCCGCGACGGCGAGGTCCTGCGGCCGGGGCAACTTTATCTCGCCCCGGGGGACCGCCACCTGCTGGCGGTGCGCGACGGCGGGGCGCTCCTGGCCCGGCTGAGCGATTCGCCGCCCGAGAACTTCTGCCGCCCGGCGGTGGACCCGATGCTGCGCAGCCTGGTCGCCGCCTGCCAGGGCCGCGTCCTGGCGGTGATCCTCACCGGCATGGGCTCGGATGGCCTGGCCGGCAGCCGCGCGGTGGCGGCGACGGGCGGCACCGTCCTGGCGCAGGACGAAGCGTCCTCGGTGGTCTGGGGCATGCCCGGCGCCGTGGCCCGGGCCGGCCTCGCGGAGGTGCTGCTGCCGCCGGAGGGGCTGGCGGAACGGCTGCGGCAACAGCGCTGGGCACCGCCGCCCAGCGGCCCGGCGGGGGTGCGGACATGA
- a CDS encoding response regulator codes for MPDCLVVDDSRVVRRVARGMLERFGFTVREAEDGAAALRACQAARPDLILLDRNMPVMDGLECLRALRRDLGEACPPVMFCTTEASLPRIMEALEAGAREYIMKPFDEAILADKLAVMGFAPAGGAA; via the coding sequence ATGCCCGATTGCCTGGTGGTGGATGACAGCCGCGTGGTGCGCAGGGTCGCACGCGGGATGCTGGAGCGGTTCGGCTTCACGGTGCGCGAGGCGGAGGACGGGGCGGCCGCCCTGCGCGCCTGCCAGGCGGCACGGCCCGACCTGATCCTGCTCGACCGCAACATGCCGGTGATGGATGGCCTGGAATGCCTGCGCGCATTGCGGCGGGATCTCGGCGAGGCCTGTCCGCCGGTCATGTTCTGCACCACCGAGGCCAGCCTGCCCCGGATCATGGAAGCGCTGGAGGCCGGGGCGCGGGAATACATCATGAAGCCTTTCGACGAGGCGATCCTGGCCGACAAGCTGGCGGTGATGGGCTTCGCCCCGGCTGGCGGAGCCGCGTGA
- a CDS encoding chemotaxis protein CheW: MSMTKADRLPPSREMPSGETEVFLTLTVGGQLCCVPVQRVRDVLLPQATTPIPLAPPEIAGSLNLRGRIVTAMDLRRRLHLPARPADAPGPMAVVVEQGSELYALLVDSVGDVVPLALGEAAPNPPTLEPLWRETARGVFRGMAGEEGQLLVLLDVDRLLAIG; encoded by the coding sequence ATGAGCATGACCAAGGCGGATCGCCTGCCCCCTTCCCGGGAAATGCCCTCCGGGGAAACCGAGGTCTTCCTGACCCTGACCGTGGGCGGCCAGCTCTGCTGCGTGCCGGTCCAGCGTGTCCGGGATGTCCTGCTGCCGCAGGCCACCACGCCGATCCCGCTGGCGCCGCCCGAGATCGCCGGCAGCCTGAACCTGCGGGGCCGCATCGTCACGGCGATGGACCTGCGGCGACGGCTCCACCTGCCCGCCCGCCCAGCCGACGCGCCCGGCCCCATGGCGGTGGTGGTGGAACAGGGCAGCGAGCTCTACGCGCTGCTGGTGGACAGTGTCGGCGATGTCGTGCCGCTGGCCTTGGGGGAGGCGGCGCCCAACCCGCCGACCCTGGAGCCGCTCTGGCGCGAGACCGCACGGGGCGTCTTCCGCGGCATGGCGGGCGAGGAGGGGCAGCTCCTGGTCCTGCTGGATGTCGATCGCCTCCTCGCGATCGGATGA